In one Prosthecochloris aestuarii DSM 271 genomic region, the following are encoded:
- a CDS encoding OmpA family protein yields MTHIKQFSKPLAVVLILAMTSFTWGCTTTTGAGRGAGIGAASGAILGGIIGSQTGSWGKGALLGAVIGGAGGALIGDYMDAQAEEIDNSVDGATVERVGEGIRVVFDSGLLFSTASSTLTSTSRYNIQKLASILNKYEDTNVVIEGHTDSVGTESSNQQLSENRAESVASLLRAYGVYGSRISTVGYGETRPVASNETAQGKKLNRRVEVLIYANDDLKQQAETGELRM; encoded by the coding sequence ATGACACACATCAAACAGTTCAGCAAACCGCTTGCCGTGGTATTAATTCTCGCCATGACCTCCTTCACCTGGGGATGTACGACCACCACCGGAGCAGGCAGAGGTGCAGGAATAGGTGCTGCATCAGGGGCCATTCTCGGAGGCATTATCGGCAGCCAGACAGGCAGCTGGGGTAAAGGGGCTCTTCTTGGCGCAGTCATAGGGGGTGCAGGCGGCGCACTCATCGGAGATTATATGGACGCGCAGGCGGAAGAGATCGACAATTCGGTTGACGGGGCTACCGTCGAACGTGTCGGCGAAGGTATCAGGGTTGTCTTCGACTCAGGTCTTCTTTTCAGTACCGCTTCATCGACCCTGACCTCTACCAGCCGATACAACATTCAGAAACTTGCATCGATTCTGAACAAATACGAAGACACCAATGTCGTTATCGAAGGTCACACCGACTCTGTCGGGACGGAGAGCTCCAACCAGCAGCTTTCAGAAAACCGCGCAGAATCAGTAGCATCTCTGCTCAGAGCATACGGCGTCTACGGCAGCCGCATCTCTACGGTAGGCTATGGCGAAACCCGTCCTGTTGCTTCAAACGAAACAGCTCAGGGCAAGAAACTTAACCGTCGGGTTGAAGTGCTGATTTACGCCAATGATGATTTGAAACAGCAGGCCGAGACCGGCGAACTGAGAATGTAA